One part of the Magnetovibrio sp. PR-2 genome encodes these proteins:
- a CDS encoding GMC family oxidoreductase, with protein MNPVDIVIVGSGASGAAAAWKLSRNTALRIVCLEAGGEQDPAHFPSTAPNWELSRHGQASSDPNERNNPADYPIDNADSPISLANFNGFGGSTILYSAHFPRFHPSDFHTQSLDGVGEDWPFGYGDLEPYFQENERMMGVAGLVGDPAYPDYENLAPPLPLGPMGRRMGDAFNHLGWHWWPSYAAINTKKLGERPSCINLGPCNTGCAQGAKGSVDVTYWPEAKSQGVEVRQNCAVQEILLGKNARAEGVRYIDQDGNEQVQPASIVVLACSGAGTPRLLLNSKSSAFPDGLLNDHGVVGRNLMLHPLAYTEAVFDDDLSSSIGPQGCSLFSHQFYETDVKRNFTRGYTMHVLRGSAPVETAVNGYMMRQIPLGPDHHKTFAKTFNHTVGIAIIAEDLPDPNNFIELDTNTADANGMAGIKVHYTLSENSQKMLKHGIERSKHLFESAGARVTSSFAPVKHTGWHIMGTARMGRDPKTSVVNEHGRAHAVNNLFIVDSSIFVTAGAVNPVATAQALTLKICDHLCDNLQEIEGAT; from the coding sequence ATGAACCCTGTCGACATCGTCATCGTTGGTTCCGGTGCGTCGGGCGCAGCTGCGGCCTGGAAGCTCAGCCGGAATACAGCGTTGCGGATCGTCTGTCTGGAAGCCGGGGGGGAACAAGACCCGGCGCATTTTCCATCCACCGCCCCCAATTGGGAGCTCAGCCGCCATGGGCAGGCAAGCTCTGACCCCAATGAGCGGAACAATCCAGCTGACTATCCCATCGACAACGCGGACTCCCCCATTTCGCTCGCCAACTTCAACGGCTTTGGCGGCAGCACCATTTTGTATTCGGCCCACTTCCCGCGTTTTCATCCGTCGGACTTTCACACCCAAAGCCTGGACGGGGTGGGCGAAGACTGGCCCTTTGGCTATGGCGATTTGGAACCCTACTTTCAAGAAAACGAACGCATGATGGGTGTTGCGGGCTTGGTTGGGGACCCGGCTTACCCCGACTATGAAAATCTGGCCCCGCCCCTGCCCTTAGGCCCCATGGGGCGCCGGATGGGCGACGCGTTCAATCATTTGGGCTGGCATTGGTGGCCGTCCTACGCCGCCATCAACACCAAAAAGCTTGGCGAACGCCCGTCGTGCATCAACTTAGGCCCCTGCAACACCGGATGCGCCCAAGGTGCCAAGGGCAGTGTCGACGTCACCTATTGGCCCGAAGCCAAATCCCAAGGCGTAGAAGTGCGTCAAAATTGCGCCGTTCAAGAAATCCTTCTGGGCAAAAACGCACGGGCCGAAGGTGTGCGCTATATCGATCAAGACGGCAACGAACAGGTTCAACCCGCGTCCATTGTCGTGTTGGCGTGCAGCGGTGCGGGAACGCCACGGCTGTTGTTGAATTCAAAATCCAGCGCATTTCCAGACGGCTTGCTCAACGACCACGGCGTCGTCGGGCGCAACTTGATGCTTCACCCGCTGGCGTATACGGAGGCTGTCTTCGACGACGACTTATCGTCCAGTATTGGGCCGCAGGGCTGTTCTCTCTTCTCCCACCAGTTTTATGAAACCGATGTAAAACGCAACTTTACCCGGGGCTACACCATGCATGTGTTGCGCGGCTCCGCCCCAGTCGAGACGGCGGTGAACGGCTACATGATGCGCCAAATCCCCCTGGGCCCGGACCATCACAAAACCTTTGCCAAGACCTTCAACCACACTGTCGGCATCGCCATCATCGCCGAAGACCTGCCCGACCCAAACAACTTCATTGAGTTAGACACCAACACCGCCGACGCCAACGGCATGGCCGGTATCAAGGTTCACTACACTTTGAGCGAAAATTCCCAAAAGATGCTCAAGCATGGGATCGAGCGCAGCAAACATCTGTTCGAAAGTGCCGGCGCACGCGTCACATCATCGTTCGCTCCGGTCAAGCACACGGGCTGGCACATCATGGGCACCGCGCGCATGGGGCGGGACCCCAAAACCTCTGTCGTCAATGAACACGGTCGCGCACATGCGGTGAACAACCTGTTTATCGTGGACAGCTCCATTTTCGTCACCGCAGGCGCCGTAAACCCTGTGGCCACCGCCCAAGCGCTAACATTGAAAATTTGCGACCACCTGTGTGATAATCTGCAAGAGATTGAGGGGGCAACGTGA
- the fabZ gene encoding 3-hydroxyacyl-ACP dehydratase FabZ, which yields MTMTKMQLNSLELQEYQPNRYPFLMIDFVDEVVPGEYARGHKNLTMNEWYFPVHFPDGPNMPGALQLEALAQMLTVAITTLPGLKGKVTHALQHTVRFRREVLPGERLDIHTEVLSWKRGVCKGKGVAKVGDEIACEADMMITIPEILEQYLPKAPE from the coding sequence ATGACAATGACAAAAATGCAGCTGAACAGCTTAGAACTTCAAGAGTATCAGCCGAACCGCTACCCGTTTTTGATGATCGACTTTGTCGACGAAGTCGTCCCCGGCGAATATGCGCGCGGGCACAAAAACCTCACCATGAACGAATGGTACTTCCCGGTGCACTTCCCCGACGGCCCCAACATGCCGGGCGCTTTGCAACTGGAAGCATTGGCACAAATGTTAACCGTCGCCATCACCACCTTGCCGGGCTTAAAAGGCAAGGTGACCCACGCCCTGCAGCACACCGTTCGGTTTCGCCGCGAAGTCTTGCCGGGCGAACGTCTCGACATTCATACCGAAGTGTTGTCTTGGAAACGCGGTGTGTGCAAAGGCAAAGGTGTCGCCAAGGTCGGTGATGAAATCGCCTGCGAAGCCGACATGATGATCACCATTCCCGAAATTTTGGAACAATATCTGCCGAAAGCTCCGGAGTGA
- a CDS encoding acyl-CoA reductase produces the protein MTPIPDDLKRRQTVLVGDLEQLDTHPVPSWDDARLAFLSDLSRALLAAPGVREFPDVVTFAYWCRKANLQALKDKLSRPERLQMGLGLVFHICPSNVPINAAFSLAFGLLAGNTCVLRLPSASTPTLDLLVETLKTLLNTPEHANLQSALFMLRYERDDDVNAYWMGCADGRIVWGGDETVQRMRAYPAPAHSREVMFTDRYSLCVLKVEAVEGLGDEELNAFCQKLYNDIYLMDQAACSSPQLIAWVGDGERVRKAQDKLWPVFADFADERYLLEPIQSMDKFVEASNNACTNTHIQSVKRQGRSLYRVQLDGLSSDQSACRGYSGTVHEVTLGTLEELTPSVTERYQTLTYFGYGPDEVSNYAKTAHLRGVDRIVPVGQALDMDAIWDGFDVIASLSRIVDVR, from the coding sequence GTGACACCTATTCCCGATGACTTAAAGCGACGCCAAACCGTTTTGGTGGGCGATCTCGAGCAGCTCGACACACATCCGGTGCCAAGCTGGGACGACGCACGTCTGGCATTCTTGTCCGATTTGTCGCGCGCACTGTTGGCGGCCCCAGGCGTGCGGGAGTTCCCCGATGTGGTCACCTTTGCCTATTGGTGCCGCAAAGCCAATCTCCAGGCGCTCAAAGACAAGCTATCGCGTCCTGAGCGCCTGCAAATGGGGCTGGGGCTCGTGTTTCACATCTGCCCGTCGAACGTGCCCATCAACGCGGCCTTTTCCTTGGCCTTCGGATTATTGGCCGGGAACACCTGTGTGCTGCGTTTGCCCAGCGCGTCCACACCGACGTTGGACCTGTTGGTTGAGACGTTGAAAACCCTTCTCAACACACCGGAACACGCAAACCTACAAAGTGCCCTCTTCATGCTGCGCTACGAACGTGACGACGACGTTAACGCCTATTGGATGGGGTGTGCTGACGGACGCATTGTTTGGGGCGGGGATGAAACCGTGCAACGCATGCGCGCCTACCCTGCCCCAGCCCATTCGCGCGAAGTGATGTTCACAGACCGGTATTCTTTGTGCGTGCTGAAGGTGGAAGCGGTTGAGGGCCTCGGCGACGAAGAGCTCAACGCCTTTTGCCAAAAGCTCTACAACGACATCTATCTGATGGACCAAGCGGCGTGCTCGTCGCCGCAACTGATCGCGTGGGTTGGTGACGGCGAACGCGTCCGCAAAGCCCAAGACAAGCTCTGGCCGGTCTTCGCGGACTTTGCCGATGAACGCTATCTACTTGAGCCCATCCAAAGCATGGACAAATTTGTTGAAGCGTCGAACAACGCCTGCACCAACACACATATTCAGTCCGTCAAGCGCCAGGGGCGAAGCCTTTATCGGGTACAGCTTGACGGGCTCAGTTCTGACCAATCCGCGTGCCGGGGCTATAGTGGCACGGTTCACGAAGTGACCCTCGGCACGCTCGAAGAGCTTACCCCATCGGTGACGGAGCGCTACCAAACCTTAACCTATTTTGGCTACGGTCCTGATGAGGTGTCCAACTACGCCAAGACCGCGCACTTGCGTGGAGTTGACCGGATTGTCCCCGTTGGCCAAGCCCTGGACATGGACGCCATTTGGGACGGTTTTGACGTGATTGCCAGCCTTTCTAGAATTGTTGATGTGCGCTAA
- a CDS encoding LuxE/PaaK family acyltransferase: protein MSDEKTQTTLMDWPTFGLGCEEKQNFFLPEMRRLTAHHMSACAPYADIIKKFGYDTDNIETLPDIPFLPVRLFKQQRLLSVPDAEVVKTMTSSGTSGQSPSQIFLDKTTSSLQVKVLSRIMTDFIGPKRLPLLVIDCEATVANRKRFSARTAGILGFSMFGRNVTYALDDDMSLNTERVQAFLDKHKDQDILVFGFTYIVWLHFVKALEQSGRTLDVNKGVLIHGGGWKQLADQAISTTEYKDRIANVCGMTRLHNYYGMVEQTGSIFMECEHGHLHASAWSDIVIRDPIDFSPLSVGESGLIELLSVLPHSYPGHALLSEDMGTILGHDDCACGRKGVYFEVKGRLEQAEVRGCSDTYSR from the coding sequence GTGTCTGATGAAAAAACACAAACAACCTTGATGGATTGGCCGACCTTCGGCCTTGGGTGTGAAGAGAAGCAAAATTTCTTCTTGCCCGAAATGCGTCGTTTGACCGCGCATCATATGTCTGCCTGCGCGCCCTATGCCGACATCATCAAGAAGTTTGGCTACGACACCGACAATATCGAAACCTTACCAGACATCCCATTTTTGCCCGTGCGTTTGTTCAAGCAACAACGCCTGTTGAGCGTTCCCGACGCCGAAGTTGTGAAAACCATGACCTCGTCGGGCACCAGCGGCCAAAGCCCGTCGCAAATCTTTTTGGACAAAACCACGTCAAGCCTGCAAGTCAAAGTCTTGTCGCGCATCATGACCGACTTCATTGGACCGAAGCGTCTGCCCCTGTTGGTGATCGATTGCGAAGCCACGGTGGCAAACCGAAAACGGTTTTCCGCCCGCACGGCCGGAATCTTAGGCTTTTCCATGTTTGGGCGAAACGTGACCTATGCTTTGGACGACGACATGTCGTTGAACACCGAACGGGTGCAGGCGTTTTTGGACAAACACAAAGATCAAGACATCTTGGTCTTTGGTTTCACCTACATCGTCTGGCTTCATTTCGTCAAAGCGCTAGAACAATCGGGCCGGACTTTAGACGTAAACAAAGGCGTTTTGATCCACGGCGGCGGCTGGAAGCAGTTGGCGGACCAAGCCATCAGCACAACGGAATATAAAGACCGCATCGCCAACGTGTGTGGCATGACGCGGCTTCACAATTATTATGGCATGGTCGAACAGACCGGTTCCATTTTCATGGAATGCGAACACGGCCATCTTCATGCCTCCGCCTGGTCGGACATCGTGATCCGCGACCCCATCGATTTTAGCCCACTGTCTGTTGGAGAAAGTGGATTGATCGAATTGTTGTCCGTCCTCCCCCACAGCTACCCCGGTCATGCGCTGCTGAGCGAAGACATGGGCACGATTTTAGGCCATGACGATTGCGCCTGCGGCCGCAAAGGTGTGTACTTCGAAGTCAAAGGCCGATTGGAACAAGCGGAAGTCAGAGGTTGCAGTGACACCTATTCCCGATGA
- a CDS encoding AMP-binding protein yields the protein MLGLVCFDTPDRVAIITEAGQAISYSDLKADIERVSQHLRPRELTFIIGRNDYPTVLLYLSALSRGTVPLLLNGEKPVEHYAELIKRFAPQSIFCRTEMDGFCPSFEEGAYTLYQNLNSTEPRLHPDLAYLAATSGSTGEPKLVRHTLNNLVSNAAAIAEYLDICPDDRALASLPVSYSYGLSVVNSHLYSGASIVLTNSGMMEKEHWALMREHETTSFAGVPYHYEMLLRLKLARLKLPALAKMTQAGGRLDPENILKVQDACEAEGIKFWTMYGQTEASPRMSYLPPQDIKAKPASIGKAIPGGRLWVEGENTADITQSGQVGELVYEGPNVCMGYAHSAEDLALGDENHGILRTGDLARADADGHFYIEGRLGRFLKIYGNRISLDQIERFVQDKGYDCAAHGWDDHLIVEVVDIASQPADDLRHELAIFADINTSAIDVTAIADLPRLETGKVDYQCLMKKHKQP from the coding sequence ATGCTCGGCCTCGTCTGCTTCGACACCCCCGACCGGGTTGCCATCATCACCGAAGCAGGACAGGCCATCAGTTATTCAGACCTCAAAGCTGACATTGAGCGTGTTTCCCAACACCTTCGTCCGCGTGAGCTTACATTCATCATCGGGCGGAACGACTACCCCACTGTTTTGCTCTATTTATCTGCATTGTCGAGAGGCACCGTGCCGCTATTGCTCAACGGTGAAAAACCTGTTGAGCACTATGCAGAGCTGATCAAGCGCTTTGCGCCGCAATCGATCTTTTGCCGGACTGAAATGGACGGCTTCTGCCCAAGCTTTGAAGAGGGTGCGTACACACTCTATCAAAACCTCAACAGCACGGAGCCCCGGCTTCACCCAGACCTGGCTTACTTGGCCGCCACCTCCGGTTCGACCGGGGAGCCCAAGTTGGTGCGCCACACGTTGAACAACCTTGTCAGCAACGCGGCGGCGATTGCTGAGTATTTGGACATCTGCCCAGACGACCGTGCCCTCGCTTCGCTGCCGGTGAGCTATTCTTACGGTCTCTCAGTTGTGAATAGCCATCTCTACAGCGGCGCATCCATCGTTCTGACCAACTCTGGCATGATGGAAAAAGAACACTGGGCGCTAATGCGCGAACATGAGACCACCAGTTTTGCTGGCGTGCCCTATCACTACGAAATGCTGTTGCGCCTAAAACTGGCCCGCCTGAAGCTTCCGGCGTTGGCGAAAATGACCCAGGCCGGTGGTCGTTTGGACCCGGAGAACATCCTCAAAGTCCAAGACGCCTGTGAAGCTGAAGGCATCAAGTTTTGGACCATGTACGGACAAACCGAAGCGTCACCCCGAATGTCCTACCTGCCGCCACAAGACATCAAGGCCAAACCCGCCAGCATCGGCAAAGCCATTCCCGGCGGACGGTTGTGGGTAGAAGGTGAAAACACCGCCGACATCACCCAAAGCGGCCAAGTGGGTGAACTGGTCTATGAGGGCCCAAACGTATGCATGGGGTATGCCCACAGCGCTGAAGATCTGGCGCTTGGTGATGAGAACCATGGCATTCTTCGCACAGGCGACCTTGCCCGCGCGGACGCAGACGGACACTTTTACATCGAAGGCCGCCTCGGCCGGTTTTTGAAAATCTACGGAAACCGCATATCCTTGGATCAAATCGAGCGTTTCGTTCAAGATAAAGGCTATGACTGCGCCGCACACGGTTGGGACGACCATTTGATTGTGGAGGTCGTCGATATAGCATCACAGCCCGCCGATGACCTGAGGCATGAACTGGCAATCTTTGCCGACATCAACACTTCAGCGATTGACGTAACTGCCATTGCCGACTTACCACGCCTTGAAACGGGAAAGGTTGATTATCAGTGTCTGATGAAAAAACACAAACAACCTTGA
- a CDS encoding acyl carrier protein, giving the protein MSNKEKYDQAFIESFSVSPEDLNENLKYQSVPEWDSVGHMGMIAALEDAFDIMMETEDIIDFSSYTVGMEIMKKYEVEV; this is encoded by the coding sequence GTGAGCAATAAAGAGAAGTACGACCAAGCATTTATTGAAAGTTTTTCCGTCAGTCCCGAAGACCTCAATGAAAATTTGAAATACCAGTCCGTTCCAGAATGGGATTCGGTCGGTCACATGGGCATGATCGCCGCCCTGGAAGACGCCTTCGACATCATGATGGAAACCGAAGACATCATCGATTTCAGCTCCTATACCGTCGGTATGGAGATCATGAAGAAATATGAGGTCGAAGTGTAA
- a CDS encoding AAC(3) family N-acetyltransferase has protein sequence MTACCSLPSTPPTIPEFIDQLKTTFFADMEAVYWVSVDLRMVMRSLDVRHTAAEDFCDTFVRTLLHRLGDQATVIVPTFSMSFPDQKVFDVRETASMSGAFGGLLVKRYPQNRLAHPFYSFAAFGSRAPALLSTHFKHSTGAGSVFEWVMEHDVELVCIGHHFVKSLTGIHHAEEEAGVDYRYRKTFCGRVVGMDEETDVDCSFFVRELGTCDFSSMTQEGERHFRQSGLVQYGLAGTEKRPVMAQGLNLKVAHSELVADLTLETPKYVDFFGPERDRPNVITARVADRLYSEQLKALVAP, from the coding sequence ATGACAGCCTGTTGCTCGCTACCTTCAACGCCACCGACCATCCCTGAATTTATTGACCAGCTCAAAACGACGTTTTTTGCGGATATGGAGGCTGTGTATTGGGTGTCTGTGGATTTGCGGATGGTGATGCGCAGCTTGGATGTCCGCCACACCGCGGCAGAGGACTTTTGCGACACCTTCGTTCGCACCCTTTTGCACCGGCTTGGCGATCAGGCGACCGTGATCGTCCCGACTTTTTCCATGAGCTTCCCGGATCAAAAAGTGTTCGATGTTCGCGAGACGGCGTCCATGTCCGGTGCATTTGGGGGGCTTTTGGTGAAACGTTACCCCCAAAACCGTTTAGCCCACCCCTTTTATTCCTTTGCAGCCTTTGGCTCCCGCGCCCCGGCGTTGTTGTCCACGCACTTTAAACATAGCACCGGGGCGGGTTCGGTCTTTGAATGGGTGATGGAACATGACGTGGAATTGGTTTGCATCGGTCACCACTTCGTTAAATCCTTGACGGGGATACACCACGCCGAAGAAGAAGCTGGTGTGGACTATCGCTATCGAAAAACGTTTTGTGGGCGGGTTGTTGGCATGGATGAAGAAACGGACGTGGACTGTAGCTTTTTTGTGCGCGAGCTGGGCACGTGTGACTTTTCTTCAATGACCCAGGAGGGCGAACGTCATTTCCGCCAGTCTGGTCTGGTTCAATACGGTCTTGCGGGGACAGAGAAGCGCCCCGTCATGGCGCAAGGATTGAACTTAAAGGTCGCGCATTCTGAACTGGTGGCGGACTTGACGTTGGAGACGCCGAAATACGTTGATTTCTTTGGGCCAGAGCGGGACCGGCCAAATGTCATCACCGCGCGCGTGGCAGACCGGCTCTATAGCGAACAGTTGAAAGCCTTAGTGGCGCCGTAA
- a CDS encoding 3-hydroxyacyl-ACP dehydratase FabZ family protein, which translates to MTMKLSKDEISARLDITEPFLMIDAFEEIVTGKTAQGTKRLNPDDWYFACHLPKSQVMPATLQIEGMLQTLVLLIYAAQDHGEHRAFITNVNVQLVSAAVPETDIDYEAELLSFRRGIAKGKVEGISNGETICRGEFTYASPHLMSLPAK; encoded by the coding sequence ATGACAATGAAGCTCTCAAAAGATGAAATCTCTGCGCGTCTGGACATCACCGAGCCGTTCTTGATGATCGACGCATTTGAAGAAATCGTCACCGGAAAAACTGCCCAGGGGACAAAACGACTGAACCCGGACGACTGGTATTTCGCCTGCCACTTGCCAAAATCCCAAGTCATGCCCGCAACCTTACAGATCGAGGGCATGTTGCAAACCCTGGTCCTGTTGATCTATGCCGCCCAAGACCATGGCGAACATCGGGCATTCATCACCAATGTGAATGTTCAGCTGGTTTCTGCCGCTGTGCCCGAAACCGATATCGATTATGAAGCCGAGCTTTTGTCCTTTCGCAGAGGCATCGCCAAAGGCAAAGTCGAAGGCATCAGCAATGGCGAAACGATTTGTCGCGGTGAATTCACCTACGCCTCCCCTCACCTGATGAGCTTGCCTGCAAAATAA
- a CDS encoding YhdH/YhfP family quinone oxidoreductase: MNQDFKALIVNKGENRTFSYGVKTNRIENLPDEEVLVRVHFSSINYKDCMSCQGNPAVTRRFPHTPGLDAAGVVEQSANPAFKPGDEVIITSTPMGMNTPGGFGQFVRVPSAWLMKNVDGLSLQDAMAYGTAGYTAALSVEALQNNHDDLDQRTALVTGATGGVGCFSVALLSALGCTVSAVTGQEDAHDFLRTIGAKEVLSRTEFEDTTGRNLLPTHWDAAIDVAGGNTLATALKSLNDNGVAVATGMIGDTALQTTVLPFILRGTRLIGINAENTSHDHRRRVWTKLATTWKPKDLSALYRVVALDQLPKAIDTVLKGTQWGRIVVDLR; the protein is encoded by the coding sequence ATGAATCAAGACTTCAAAGCGCTGATCGTCAACAAAGGTGAAAACCGAACGTTTTCGTACGGCGTAAAGACCAACCGCATAGAAAATCTTCCCGACGAAGAGGTGTTGGTTCGGGTTCACTTTAGCTCCATCAATTATAAGGACTGCATGTCTTGTCAGGGGAACCCCGCCGTCACGCGCCGCTTTCCCCACACCCCAGGCCTAGATGCCGCAGGTGTGGTCGAACAGTCCGCCAACCCCGCGTTCAAACCTGGCGATGAGGTCATCATCACCAGCACGCCCATGGGCATGAATACGCCGGGCGGGTTTGGTCAGTTTGTGCGCGTGCCATCCGCTTGGTTGATGAAAAACGTTGACGGTTTAAGCCTTCAAGACGCGATGGCCTATGGCACGGCCGGATACACCGCAGCCTTGTCTGTCGAAGCTTTGCAAAACAATCACGATGATTTGGACCAGCGCACAGCACTGGTCACCGGCGCCACGGGTGGTGTCGGGTGTTTCAGCGTCGCCCTTCTCAGCGCGCTCGGCTGCACAGTAAGCGCCGTCACAGGGCAAGAGGACGCCCATGATTTTTTACGCACCATTGGCGCAAAAGAAGTCCTGTCCCGCACAGAGTTCGAAGACACCACGGGACGAAACCTTCTGCCAACGCACTGGGATGCGGCAATCGATGTGGCCGGTGGCAATACGTTGGCCACGGCCTTAAAATCTCTCAACGACAATGGGGTGGCTGTTGCGACGGGTATGATTGGGGACACGGCTTTGCAAACAACCGTCCTGCCCTTTATCCTGCGCGGCACGCGGCTCATCGGCATCAATGCAGAAAACACCAGCCACGACCATCGCCGTCGGGTTTGGACCAAACTGGCCACCACTTGGAAACCGAAAGATCTGTCGGCGCTTTACCGTGTAGTGGCTTTGGACCAGTTGCCAAAAGCCATAGACACCGTTTTAAAGGGAACGCAATGGGGGCGGATCGTCGTCGATTTGCGCTAA
- a CDS encoding DUF4910 domain-containing protein, which produces MKALSRSHSVENSSMPFDDFQETEKNFSAIFDRLFPLLRSITGPGTLESYRILQEFMPLNISRVDTGTKVFDWTVPQEWRCEEAYLLGPDGEIVVDMKDSNLHILNYSAPIDAKMSLQELDPHLFTIPQKPDAIPYTSSYYKKRWGFCLSDRQKQTLKDGEYHAVIKSEFVDGGVDIAQTKLEGRSQREIILSSYMCHPSLANNELSGPLTLLGLYHRLNKWPKRNHTFRFTIQPETIGTLCMLHQHLDEIKTNAVGGLIVNMTGGERDRLTYKQSVFKDGIIDKSIHFAQANGVVLDTLDFDPNSGADERHYATPGVRIPVCNVTRDFYHLGFVGYHNSLDTKEYMRIEQIINAVDDLERMLMIADNCVVYENRELVGEPQLGPRGLYPSLNFVAKTPDEAEKEAHAELCRIKWLLTLADGRHDLIDIAERTGYALHDLAQTAEKLKDNGLLTLKA; this is translated from the coding sequence ATGAAGGCACTTTCCCGTTCTCATTCTGTAGAAAACAGCTCAATGCCTTTTGATGATTTCCAAGAAACTGAAAAGAATTTTAGTGCGATCTTCGACCGCCTATTCCCTTTGCTGAGAAGCATCACGGGCCCAGGCACTCTTGAAAGTTACCGGATTCTTCAAGAATTCATGCCGTTAAACATCAGCCGTGTGGACACAGGCACCAAGGTGTTTGACTGGACCGTACCGCAAGAATGGCGTTGTGAAGAAGCTTACCTTCTCGGCCCTGACGGTGAAATCGTCGTCGATATGAAGGACAGCAACCTGCATATCTTGAATTATTCGGCCCCCATCGACGCCAAGATGAGCCTGCAAGAGTTAGACCCCCATCTCTTTACAATCCCGCAAAAGCCCGACGCCATTCCCTACACGTCCAGCTACTACAAAAAGCGATGGGGGTTTTGCTTGTCGGATCGGCAAAAGCAAACTCTCAAAGACGGTGAATACCACGCGGTCATCAAAAGTGAATTTGTTGACGGTGGGGTCGATATTGCGCAAACGAAGCTCGAAGGCCGAAGCCAGCGCGAAATTATCTTATCAAGCTATATGTGCCACCCCTCTCTTGCCAACAATGAGTTGAGCGGGCCCCTAACCCTCTTGGGGTTGTACCATCGCCTTAATAAATGGCCTAAGCGCAATCACACGTTTCGATTTACCATACAGCCCGAAACCATTGGCACGCTGTGCATGCTTCACCAGCATTTGGACGAAATCAAAACCAATGCTGTTGGCGGTCTGATCGTCAACATGACCGGTGGAGAACGCGACCGTCTAACCTATAAACAGAGCGTATTCAAAGACGGCATCATCGACAAATCAATCCATTTTGCCCAAGCCAACGGCGTGGTTCTTGACACCCTCGATTTCGACCCGAACTCAGGCGCGGATGAACGCCACTATGCAACGCCCGGCGTTCGCATCCCCGTGTGCAACGTCACGCGTGATTTTTATCACTTAGGTTTTGTTGGCTATCACAATTCGTTAGACACCAAAGAATACATGAGGATTGAACAAATCATCAACGCGGTGGATGACTTGGAACGTATGTTGATGATCGCCGACAATTGTGTGGTGTATGAAAACCGCGAATTGGTGGGCGAACCTCAGCTGGGCCCCCGCGGCCTTTATCCGAGCTTGAATTTTGTCGCCAAGACACCGGACGAAGCGGAAAAAGAAGCCCACGCCGAACTTTGTCGCATCAAGTGGCTTTTGACCTTGGCTGACGGTCGGCACGATCTCATCGATATTGCTGAGCGGACGGGTTATGCGCTGCACGACCTTGCCCAAACCGCAGAAAAACTCAAAGACAATGGCTTGCTGACTTTGAAAGCCTGA